One genomic segment of Nonomuraea coxensis DSM 45129 includes these proteins:
- a CDS encoding ABC transporter ATP-binding protein, which yields MSNQAPGVRIDGLTVVYKTPAGELPAVRGVTLTLEPGSITGIVGESGSGKSTLALSLLNAVQPPGRIAGGSVEIDGLGDVVGLRGEELRKARGKHIGYVFQAAQNSLNPLKTVGKQLLDLGRSHGVDDLRGLVREAKELLGRMGLDGARVLDSHQHELSGGMRQRVGIMLALVLNAHLVVLDEPTTALDMITQANILRIVREVHAERGLTTLVITHDIGVVAEVADRLAVMYGGRLVEQGPTREVLGAPRHPYTRGLIQAIPRLTGDIGEARALPGRPPTLATVPKEGCVFRERCPLRMDVCDTVDPETVADGPRLVACHAVAGAPTTAPPSGDLATKEHA from the coding sequence GTGAGCAACCAAGCGCCGGGAGTGCGCATCGACGGACTGACCGTCGTCTACAAGACCCCCGCCGGAGAGCTGCCCGCGGTCAGGGGCGTGACGCTGACGCTGGAGCCCGGCTCGATCACCGGCATCGTCGGCGAGTCCGGCTCCGGCAAGTCCACGCTGGCGCTGTCGCTGCTGAACGCGGTGCAGCCGCCCGGCAGGATCGCGGGCGGCAGTGTCGAGATCGACGGGCTCGGCGACGTCGTCGGGCTGCGCGGCGAGGAGCTGCGCAAGGCCCGCGGCAAGCACATCGGTTACGTCTTCCAGGCCGCCCAGAACTCCCTCAACCCGCTCAAGACGGTCGGCAAGCAACTGCTCGACCTGGGCCGCTCGCACGGCGTGGACGACCTCCGCGGCCTCGTGCGCGAGGCCAAGGAGCTGCTGGGCCGCATGGGCCTGGACGGCGCCCGGGTGCTCGACTCGCACCAGCACGAGCTGTCGGGCGGCATGCGCCAGCGCGTCGGCATCATGCTCGCGCTGGTGCTCAACGCCCACCTGGTGGTGCTGGACGAGCCGACGACCGCCCTCGACATGATCACGCAGGCCAACATCCTGCGGATCGTGCGCGAGGTGCACGCGGAGCGCGGGCTGACCACGCTGGTCATCACGCACGACATCGGCGTGGTGGCGGAGGTGGCCGACCGGCTGGCCGTCATGTACGGCGGCCGGCTGGTCGAGCAGGGGCCGACGCGGGAGGTGCTGGGGGCGCCGCGGCATCCGTACACGCGGGGGCTGATCCAGGCCATCCCCCGGCTGACCGGCGACATCGGCGAGGCGCGGGCGCTGCCCGGCCGGCCGCCGACGCTGGCGACCGTGCCGAAGGAGGGCTGCGTGTTCAGGGAGCGCTGCCCGCTGCGGATGGACGTGTGCGACACCGTGGACCCGGAGACCGTCGCCGACGGCCCGCGCCTGGTGGCCTGCCACGCCGTGGCCGGCGCGCCCACGACCGCACCCCCCTCTGGGGACCTCGCGACGAAGGAGCACGCG
- a CDS encoding ABC transporter permease, translating to MSATLIPETGSAASTLRRNFWQGVWRVMRRKPSRLVGVVILAGFVVMAVLGPMLLPDPLPNDPTAITRPPSWEHWLGTDPQGRDVLALVVTGSRYVLLTAAITAVITVVVGTSIGLFSGFKRGRWDTVLMRLTDMKLTIPGLPLLLVLATVWRFGSPWQMGLVLGLLGWGGVARAVRSQTLSLRERGFIEAARGLGLSTTHIIGKELLPSMAPYIAMNMLISVTGAVYSQVGLFFLGVLPYESDNWGVMLNLAVFQAGALITPNALGYLLGPLLAILLLTLAIVLVVDAMDEIFNPRLREE from the coding sequence GTGAGCGCGACGCTCATCCCCGAGACCGGATCGGCCGCCTCGACCCTGCGCCGCAACTTCTGGCAGGGCGTGTGGCGGGTGATGCGGCGCAAGCCGAGCCGCCTGGTCGGCGTGGTCATCCTGGCCGGGTTCGTCGTCATGGCGGTCCTCGGGCCGATGCTGCTGCCCGACCCGCTGCCCAACGACCCGACGGCGATCACCAGGCCGCCGAGCTGGGAGCACTGGCTCGGCACCGACCCGCAGGGCCGCGACGTGCTCGCGCTGGTCGTCACCGGCTCCCGGTACGTGCTGCTGACCGCCGCGATCACCGCGGTCATCACGGTCGTCGTCGGCACCTCGATCGGCCTGTTCTCGGGCTTCAAGCGGGGCCGCTGGGACACCGTGCTCATGCGGCTGACCGACATGAAGCTCACCATCCCCGGCCTGCCGCTGCTGCTGGTGCTGGCCACCGTGTGGCGCTTCGGCAGCCCGTGGCAGATGGGCCTGGTGCTCGGCCTGCTCGGCTGGGGCGGCGTGGCGCGGGCGGTGCGCTCGCAGACGCTGTCGCTGCGCGAGCGCGGCTTCATCGAGGCGGCGCGCGGGCTCGGGCTGTCCACGACGCACATCATCGGCAAGGAGCTGCTGCCGAGCATGGCGCCGTACATCGCGATGAACATGCTCATCTCGGTGACCGGCGCGGTCTACTCGCAGGTGGGCCTGTTCTTCCTGGGCGTGCTGCCGTACGAGTCGGACAACTGGGGCGTGATGCTCAACCTGGCCGTGTTCCAGGCGGGCGCGCTCATCACCCCGAACGCGCTCGGCTACCTGCTGGGGCCGCTGCTGGCGATCCTGCTGCTGACGCTGGCCATCGTGCTCGTCGTGGACGCGATGGACGAGATCTTCAACCCCCGGCTGCGCGAGGAGTAG
- a CDS encoding ABC transporter permease gives MTLIARRLAGHLARGFVMILVVATISFFIVNNIPGDPMAARYEKLIEGGMAPEAARQAVKVLYGFQPDGSLWQQYTDFMAGLFRLDLGVSVTRPGTPVLDVLTDAAKWTVLPVLAGTLLSFLVGIILGVYAAVKRSGKLGDALSISGSLLHGVPQYVLALLVVMIFSTLLGVLPADGSVDILYEPGWNAGYLGSLVEHALLPVLTYALSAYGGWILAMKSSVVTVLGDDFILAAELRGMKRSIVFRYIARNAILPLFTMLALSLGLLLGGAVFIEKIFNYPGLGWLLIGAVNDRDYALMGGAFLLITVGTILANIVADLFYTVIDPRVRSGEEVS, from the coding sequence ATGACGCTCATCGCACGGCGACTCGCGGGCCACCTGGCCCGCGGGTTCGTCATGATCCTCGTAGTCGCGACGATCAGCTTCTTCATCGTCAACAACATCCCGGGCGACCCGATGGCCGCCCGCTACGAGAAGCTGATCGAGGGCGGCATGGCCCCTGAGGCCGCCCGGCAGGCCGTCAAGGTGCTCTACGGCTTCCAGCCGGACGGCAGCCTGTGGCAGCAGTACACCGACTTCATGGCCGGGCTGTTCCGGCTCGACCTCGGCGTCTCGGTCACCAGGCCGGGCACCCCGGTGCTCGACGTGCTGACCGACGCGGCCAAGTGGACCGTTCTACCGGTGCTGGCCGGCACCCTGCTGAGCTTCCTCGTCGGGATCATCCTCGGCGTGTACGCCGCCGTCAAGCGCAGCGGCAAGCTCGGCGACGCCCTGTCCATCTCGGGCTCGCTGCTGCACGGCGTCCCGCAGTACGTGCTGGCGCTGCTGGTCGTGATGATCTTCTCGACGCTCCTCGGGGTCCTGCCCGCGGACGGCTCGGTGGACATCCTGTACGAGCCCGGCTGGAACGCCGGCTACCTCGGCTCGCTCGTCGAGCACGCCCTGCTGCCGGTGCTCACCTACGCCCTGTCCGCGTACGGCGGCTGGATCCTGGCGATGAAGTCGTCGGTGGTCACCGTGCTCGGCGACGACTTCATCCTGGCCGCCGAGCTGCGCGGGATGAAGCGCTCGATCGTGTTCCGCTACATCGCGCGCAACGCGATCCTGCCGCTGTTCACCATGCTGGCCCTGTCGCTGGGCCTGCTGCTCGGCGGCGCGGTCTTCATCGAGAAGATCTTCAACTATCCCGGGCTCGGCTGGCTGCTCATCGGCGCCGTCAACGACCGGGACTACGCTCTGATGGGCGGCGCGTTCCTGCTCATCACCGTCGGCACCATCCTCGCCAACATCGTCGCCGACCTGTTCTACACGGTCATCGACCCGCGGGTGCGCAGCGGGGAGGAGGTTTCGTGA
- a CDS encoding ABC transporter substrate-binding protein — MKRLAAVVTLLGLAAATAACSGGSTNKSGDAAGGGGGLFTTIDVNRPGLEASAPANPYNPKGNSFPGYSSMKLGWVKNHLTDPNQALPGIAASWEIAPDNSAITLKLQPNAKWSDGKPVTADDVKLSIGIAYTQGSTAFSITPGAAGAAAEVTVVDPQTVKVTQDMANPSPKFARGVLDTTVLPAHVWNSVLPADFWDKLKAARGEGADAEKAREEVTGLGEKVIAFAPPKDVSAGPFVLERVNPSEALLVKNKYFFNAANVAPAQVKFLNYTGNEQIWNYLIAGKLDHAGFTAAPTDVMNRIKQANGNEVIKGYSPVAVGMAFNQSKKPYDNVHVRRGLAYLIDREQVTQVASPEGGTAAATTSGIHQKAAQAWIPDTLPSLEPYKVDVAKAEEEFKKAGLVKKDGKWALADGSAWKVSMHAPAGFSDWLSAQENIKSQLVKAGVDAEVVTTADYPLYLEELNAGKYDVGFWLMALGPAPYDIFQRLYGASNGWANVAGKVQHSAPGKNGNWMGGPEEIEVGGEKINPGELTAKLNSSDEEAAKPIMAQLAKAANQDLPVIQLWDYVNTQFVNNSRFTGWPHDDSILRMGTGVLPSGVWIQQGLIKAKQ, encoded by the coding sequence ATGAAGCGACTGGCAGCGGTAGTGACGTTGCTGGGCCTTGCCGCCGCGACAGCGGCGTGCAGCGGTGGTTCGACCAACAAGTCCGGCGACGCGGCGGGCGGTGGCGGTGGCCTGTTCACCACCATCGACGTCAACCGGCCGGGCCTGGAGGCATCCGCCCCGGCCAACCCGTACAACCCCAAAGGCAACTCCTTCCCGGGCTACAGCTCCATGAAGCTCGGCTGGGTCAAGAACCACCTCACCGATCCCAACCAGGCACTCCCCGGCATCGCGGCCAGCTGGGAGATCGCCCCCGACAACTCCGCGATCACGCTGAAGCTGCAGCCGAACGCCAAGTGGTCCGACGGCAAGCCCGTCACCGCCGACGACGTGAAGCTGTCCATCGGCATCGCCTACACGCAGGGCAGCACGGCCTTCTCCATCACGCCCGGCGCCGCGGGCGCGGCCGCCGAGGTCACCGTCGTGGACCCGCAGACCGTCAAGGTCACGCAGGACATGGCCAACCCGAGCCCGAAGTTCGCGCGTGGCGTCCTCGACACCACCGTACTTCCCGCCCACGTGTGGAACAGCGTGCTGCCGGCCGACTTCTGGGACAAGCTGAAGGCCGCCCGCGGTGAGGGCGCCGACGCCGAGAAGGCCCGCGAGGAGGTCACCGGCCTGGGCGAGAAGGTCATCGCCTTCGCCCCGCCGAAGGACGTCTCCGCCGGCCCGTTCGTGCTGGAGCGGGTGAACCCGTCCGAGGCGCTGCTGGTCAAGAACAAGTACTTCTTCAACGCCGCGAACGTGGCTCCGGCGCAGGTGAAGTTCCTCAACTACACCGGCAACGAGCAGATCTGGAACTACCTCATCGCCGGCAAGCTCGACCACGCCGGCTTCACCGCCGCGCCGACCGACGTGATGAACCGGATCAAGCAGGCCAACGGCAACGAGGTCATCAAGGGCTACTCGCCGGTCGCGGTGGGCATGGCCTTCAACCAGTCCAAGAAGCCGTACGACAACGTGCACGTGCGCCGCGGCCTGGCCTACCTCATCGACCGCGAGCAGGTCACGCAGGTCGCCTCGCCCGAGGGCGGCACCGCCGCCGCCACCACGAGCGGGATCCACCAGAAGGCCGCCCAGGCCTGGATCCCGGACACGCTGCCGTCGCTGGAGCCGTACAAGGTGGACGTGGCCAAGGCCGAGGAGGAGTTCAAGAAGGCCGGCCTGGTCAAGAAGGACGGCAAGTGGGCGCTGGCCGACGGCTCGGCGTGGAAGGTCTCCATGCACGCGCCCGCCGGCTTCTCCGACTGGCTGTCGGCGCAGGAGAACATCAAGAGCCAGCTCGTCAAGGCCGGCGTGGACGCCGAGGTCGTGACGACCGCCGACTACCCGCTCTACCTGGAGGAGCTGAACGCCGGCAAGTACGACGTCGGCTTCTGGCTGATGGCGCTCGGCCCCGCGCCGTACGACATCTTCCAGCGCCTCTACGGCGCCTCCAACGGCTGGGCCAACGTGGCCGGCAAGGTGCAGCACTCGGCGCCCGGCAAGAACGGCAACTGGATGGGCGGCCCCGAGGAGATCGAGGTCGGCGGCGAGAAGATCAACCCCGGTGAGCTGACCGCCAAGCTGAACTCCTCCGACGAGGAGGCGGCCAAGCCGATCATGGCCCAGCTCGCCAAGGCCGCCAACCAGGACCTCCCGGTCATCCAGCTCTGGGACTACGTCAACACCCAGTTCGTCAACAACAGCCGCTTCACCGGCTGGCCGCACGACGACTCCATCCTGCGGATGGGCACCGGTGTCCTGCCCTCGGGCGTGTGGATCCAGCAAGGTCTGATCAAGGCGAAGCAGTAG